In Mercurialis annua linkage group LG5, ddMerAnnu1.2, whole genome shotgun sequence, a single genomic region encodes these proteins:
- the LOC126681634 gene encoding serine/threonine-protein phosphatase 7 long form homolog codes for MAAAHDHMQPGPERPALLFLQHDHISQDVWDGTGSDEGFLSRTSCTTRRSAVLPFARLDHRIRSMIEPTGFAGCFAMRHYSVDMQLITALVERWRPETHTFHLPGGECTVTLQDVAIQTGLPVDGHAVTGCIVHDWAAVAERVLGIPACRYPKKPANSTVRTSWILESFPDFSALPDQATDELVHRYTRAYLLLAVTGLCFTDLGSGKTSLRILPLLEDLAAVRTYSWGSATLAYLYHELCSCSLRSANRRNMGGALWILQLWALDRLRVIAPALADPTISPHLPLGDRWGGRRNASRAARQSLPDIRVRLDTSRYEDFIWQSYTDDMLDTLPVYCLDGRAFWRATVPLIYFHIVEWHQADRVLQQFGLQQGIPDAPLQDHSLHTITLKSSSSWMQTHSHYIRVWDDRLRFVISGQPLQDPPHYHSEYMDWFRYVTRRWITRQGAELGAQADFVERVRRDAPVDTELRRFAASTQRGTREDRRDVTSPPIEPSIPPHRLPVIPDAPIDPTTLRHRRRERRHPPAPPQRPTDPMPPPVVFHPFRGHYYYAGSSSAPPPFSSGLPSSSGQFYGDSAHHYFQGSCSYPVPPGPSSHFVPPPPAYVPPTMPPFQVQWDQPTQGTQDFPASQGLPETPGTTDFLSYGSSWLGLDSMEAMMFRQQEEFVTPPPATTSTAIPQDQQGDDGADDEDADAGEGDGDGRPGRRYLTISTGRRANRNRNNLRSNLPVTSRYDDRTPR; via the exons ATGGCAGCTGCTCACGATCACATGCAGCCGGGTCCTGAAAGACCGGCGCTACTTTTTTTACAGCATGACCATATCTCTCAGGATGTCTGGGATGGCACG GGGTCTGACGAGGGATTTCTGTCTCGCACTAGCTGTACGACTAGAAGGAGCGCTGTTCTGCCGTTCGCTAGGTTGGACCACCGTATTCGGTCGATGATCGAGCCTACTGGATTTGCAGGCTGTTTTGCTATGCGTCACTACAGCGTCGACATGCAGCTGATCACAGCCCTTGTGGAGAGGTGGAGGCCGGAGACCCACACTTTTCACTTACCCGGCGGAGAGTGCACGGTTACACTACAGGACGTGGCCATTCAGACCGGACTACCAGTAGACGGTCATGCTGTTACAGGATGTATTGTACATGATTGGGCTGCAGTGGCAGAGAGGGTTTTGGGGATTCCTGCGTGCAGATATCCTAAAAAGCCTGCAAATTCCACAGTCCGGACTTCTTGGATCCTAGAGAGTTTCCCCGACTTCAGTGCATTACCAGACCAGGCGACTGACGAGCTTGTCCATCGGTACACACGGGCGTATCTCTTGCTTGCTGTCACAGGATTGTGCTTCACTGACCTCGGTAGTGGAAAGACTTCGTTACGGATTCTTCCACTTTTAGAGGACTTGGCGGCAGTTCGGACCTACAGCTGGGGATCGGCGACACTGGCTTACTTATATCACGAGCTTTGCTCATGTTCGTTGCGGTCTGCAAACCGCCGCAACATGGGCGGGGCGTTGTGGATACTGCAGTTGTGGGCATTGGACCGACTTAGAGTTATTGCTCCCGCTCTTGCCGATCCCACTATTTCACCACATCTACCACTGGGCGACAG ATGGGGAGGCCGGAGAAACGCCAGCCGTGCGGCCCGACAGTCGCTGCCTGACATCCGTGTTCGGCTTGACACGTCTCGCTACGAAGAT TTTATCTGGCAGTCGTACACTGATGATATGCTGGACACTCTCCCAGTGTATTGTTTGGATGGGCGCGCTTTTTGGCGGGCCACGGTTCCACTTATCTATTTTCATATTGTGGAGTGGCACCAGGCAGACAGAGTTCTGCAGCAGTTCGGATTGCAACAGGGTATTCCAGACGCCCCACTTCAGGACCACTCACTACACACCATTACCCTGAAGAGCAGCTCATCTTGGATGCAGACACACTCTCACTACATTCGTGTGTGGGACGACAGGCTCCGGTTTGTAATTTCAGGACAGCCCCTCCAGGACCCACCTCATTATCATTCCGagtatatggattggtttcggtaTGTCACGCGTCGCTGGATCACACGACAGGGCGCTGAGCTCGGAGCAcag GCCGATTTTGTGGAGCGTGTACGTAGGGATGCTCCTGTTGACACTGAGCTTCGGCGGTTCGCAGCCAGCACACAGAGAGGCACTAGAGAGGACCGCCGTGATGTTACATCGCCCCCTATCGAGCCTTCTATACCGCCGCATCGACTACCAGTCATACCTGACGCGCCGATAGATCCGACTACACTGCGACATCGACGGCGAGAGCGGCGTCACCCCCCTGCACCACCTCAGCGTCCGACCGATCCTATGCCTCCCCCAGTGGTTTTTCATCCTTTCAGAGGGCATTACTATTACGCGGGGTCCAGCTCTGCACCGCCACCCTTTTCATCGGGTCTTCCTTCTTCATCTGGCCAGTTTTACGGGGATTCGGCACATCACTATTTTCAGGGGTCGTGTTCATATCCAGTGCCACCAGGACCTTCTTCGCATTTTGTTCCACCGCCGCCTGCTTATGTACCACCTACGATGCCTCCTTTTCAGGTGCAGTGGGATCAGCCTACACAGGGTACACAGGACTTTCCAGCTTCACAGGGACTTCCAGAGACACCTGGGACTACAGACTTTCTGTCATATGGTAGCAGTTGGTTAGGTCTAGACAGCATGGAGGCGATGATGTTCCGCCAACAAGAAGAATTTGTTACCCCGCCACCAGCAACGACGAGTACGGCCATTCCCCAGGACCAGCAGGGTGACGACGGAGCCGACGACGAGGACGCCGATGCAGGAGAGGGAGATGGTGATGGTCGCCCAGGTCGACGTTACCTCACCATCAGTACAGGCCGTCGGGCGAACCGTAACAGAAACAACTTGCGCTCGAACCTCCCGGTCACTAGCAGATATGACGATAGGACTCCTAGGTGA